A genomic window from Hippocampus zosterae strain Florida chromosome 13, ASM2543408v3, whole genome shotgun sequence includes:
- the LOC127612735 gene encoding centrosomal protein of 95 kDa-like isoform X4: MGSPEEERDWVDVANELLVKCRIQQKLTKLTDCDAHVFISLYENILREKVPDYIASPRSQEDDVHNVQCVIDSLSLDYLQISLSHITGENVIRGDKESIKNLLDIFDGLLEYLSEEISEDSQNDGSSNSGLQAAGLGKSEAPTTSNAIKQMDTKMDEGHLSSDCGAEQPGSLSEVIGLGVSARTFTDQKEAFDSTESTVQPLTSDAVATSGPAEDLVARLSVLPHSAIALQPPTQSDSPHHTDTDTNSIDRDPNGACCVEEQHDPAIIQGRTSSTEAERPVCNGLHSPAVSEMDSASQQRAEVLGETLQPTKGGPRKVLFHTQPDVLLLTLQDEASAATPILPDTEVVKQEEQEEDLCPTTRPQGGSLHDEKDLGSRSEDDEEVEEVEDPKETHSHCRKRNRRAEKELHHISEKLTHRIDELDQMLKRLLGNREELGAFGDKEEEFDLTTDIEARNRTSRLHTGTPEPKSAHKNFSSFSLPARGHHSVLEHSKDDDEDEAVSLCGDGQHANIPTRPLMWQSEPPRRTKHKKTVVNQAYEAELMKLEGKKRVDLDKERHEAQEAEREYRQAILNDFPKAPTTIPWTNKSQPKIHTQSASGRLRTPKKTPPLKMKENELLPVLLEELPFLHISSQDLGRMWQQQKQQVERIRAQAVAQKQRRSRFSQEFEEAQRKHDLLAGMVRKQQEHSRRLRDFKEHSQQQKSTQSRLREQRQQIARARKYYHDYHVQHRARLMKARINEEKMFRQLFEEGLEVQKACLREQRAFATEQRLEHQKRQQDHIESMENYYKDQFSLLAEKLAQERQEIQIRKKAQEKVLLKMKRELRSKMEREIGELQKIIIQNDQDDHFQELEVQRLRNRVRMASFHCRNSCLH; this comes from the exons ATGGGCTCTCCGGAGGAAGAGAGAG ACTGGGTAGATGTGGCAAATGAGCTGCTCGTCAAGTGTCGCATTCAACAGAAGCTGACTAAACTCACAGACTGTGACGCCCATGTGTTCATTAGTCTCTATGAGAACATCCTGAGAGAGAAGGTTCCAG ATTATATTGCATCGCCACGGAGCCAGGAGGATGACGTCCATAATGTTCAGTGTGTGATTGACTCGCTGTCGCTGGATTATCTTCAGATCAGTCTCTCGCATATCACag GAGAAAATGTCATCCGGGGAGACAAAGAATCAATCAAGAATCTTTTGGATATATTTGATGGTCTCTTAGAATATCTCAGCGAGGAGATAAGTGAGGACTCGCAGAATGATG GATCATCAAATAGTGGTCTCCAAGCGGCAGGTCTTGGTAAAAGCGAGGCGCCAACAACCAGCAATGCCATCAAGCAGATGGACACAAAAATGGACGAAGGGCATTTGTCGTCTGATTGTGGAGC TGAGCAGCCTGGATCGCTCAGTGAGGTCATCGGGCTCGGGGTTTCAGCACGCACATTCACAGATCAAAAAGAAG CCTTTGACTCAACAGAATCAACTGTCCAGCCGTTAACTTCGGATGCAGTTGCCACCTCTGGTCCCGCAGAGGATCTGGTTGCACGACTTTCTGTACTGCCGCACAGCGCCATTGCACTACAGCCACCCACCCAGAGCGATTCCCCCCACCACACCGACACAGACACGAACTCCATCGACCGAGACCCAAATGGCGCTTGCTGTGTCGAAGAGCAACACGACCCTGCCATCATCCAG GGAAGGACCTCCAGCACTGAAGCAGAGAGGCCCGTCTGCAACGGCCTGCACTCTCCGG CCGTGAGCGAAATGGATTCAGCCAGCCAGCAAAGGGCCGAAGTTTTGGGAGAGACACTGCAG CCCACCAAGGGAGGCCCCAGGAAGGTTTTATTCCACACGCAACCAGATGTCCTCCTCCTAACGCTCCAGGATGAGGCGTCGGCCGCCACCCCGATTCTGCCAGACACGGAAGTAGTGAAGCAAGAAGAGCAAGAGGAAGACCTGTGTCCTACGACGAGACCACAGGGGGGAAGCCTCCACGATGAGAAGGATCTCGG CAGCCGGTCGGAAGACGACGAGGAAGTGGAAGAGGTGGAGGACCCCAAGGAGACTCATTCTCACTGCAGGAAGAGAAACAGGCGAGCAGAAAAAGAACTGCATCACATTTCTGAGAAACTCACCCACCGAATTGATGAACTGGATCAG atGCTGAAACGACTTTTGGGCAACAGGGAAGAGCTTGGAGCTTTTGGAGATAAGGAAGAAGAGTTTGACCTCACTACCGACATTGAGGCGCGTAATCGGACCTCCAGACTACACACTG GAACACCCGAACCCAAATCAGCCCATAAGAACTTCTCATCTTTTTCCTTGCCCGCACGAGGTCATCACTCTGTGCTGGAGCACTCAAAGGATGACGACGAAGACGAGGCCGTGAGCCTCTGTGGCGATGGCCAACACGCAAACATCCCGACCCGTCCTCTGATGTGGCAAAGTGAGCCGCCGCGCCGTACTAAACACAAAAAG ACTGTGGTGAATCAAGCTTACGAGGCGGAATTGATGAAATTAGAAGGGAAAAAACGAGTTGATCTTGACAAGGAACGGCACGAAGCTCAGGAGGCT GAGCGAGAGTACAGACAGGCCATACTCAATGACTTTCCCAAGGCGCCCACAACGATTCCATGGACAAACAAGTCCCAGCCGAAGATCCACACACAAAGCGCCTCAGGGCGACTACGAACACCCAAGAAAACTCCACCAC TTAAAATGAAGGAGAACGAGCTCCTGCCCGTGCTACTGGAGGAGCTGCCATTCCTGCATATCTCCTCGCAAGACCTGGGCCGCATGTGgcagcagcagaagcagcaggTGGAGCGAATCCGTGCCCAAGCTGTCGCTCAGAAGCAGCGGCGCAGCCGATTCTCCCAAGAG TTTGAAGAAGCTCAGAGGAAGCACGACCTGCTGGCGGGAATGGTCCGCAAACAGCAGGAGCACAGCAGACGTCTG AGAGACTTTAAAGAGCACAGCCAGCAGCAGAAGTCCACCCAGAGCCGACTGAGAGAACAGCGGCAGCAGATTGCTCGGGCCAGGAAGTACTACCACGACTACCACGTCCAGCATCGGGCTCGCCTCATGAAGGCTCGCATCAATGAGGAAAAG ATGTTTCGGCAACTCTTTGAAGAGGGTTTGGAGGTGCAGAAAGCCTGCCTGAGGGAGCAGAGAGCCTTCGCCACGGAGCAAAGGCTTGAGCACCAGAAACGACAACAGGACCATATCGAGTCAATGGAGAACTACTACAAAGATCAA TTTTCACTGCTGGCTGAGAAACTTGCACAAGAGCGGCAGGAGATCCAGATTCGTAAAAAAGCTCAAGAGAAG GTGCTGCTCAAGATGAAGCGCGAGCTACGTTCCAAGATGGAGCGTGAGATCGGCGAGCTGCAGAAGATCATCATCCAGAATGACCAGGACGACCACTTCCAAGAACTGGAGGTCCAGAGGTTACGCAATCGAGTCCGCATGGCTTCTTTCCATTGCCGCAACAGCTGTCTGCACTGA
- the LOC127612735 gene encoding centrosomal protein of 95 kDa-like isoform X5, translating to MGSPEEERDWVDVANELLVKCRIQQKLTKLTDCDAHVFISLYENILREKVPDYIASPRSQEDDVHNVQCVIDSLSLDYLQISLSHITGENVIRGDKESIKNLLDIFDGLLEYLSEEISEDSQNDGSSNSGLQAAGLGKSEAPTTSNAIKQMDTKMDEGHLSSDCGAEQPGSLSEVIGLGVSARTFTDQKEESTVQPLTSDAVATSGPAEDLVARLSVLPHSAIALQPPTQSDSPHHTDTDTNSIDRDPNGACCVEEQHDPAIIQGRTSSTEAERPVCNGLHSPAVSEMDSASQQRAEVLGETLQPTKGGPRKVLFHTQPDVLLLTLQDEASAATPILPDTEVVKQEEQEEDLCPTTRPQGGSLHDEKDLGSRSEDDEEVEEVEDPKETHSHCRKRNRRAEKELHHISEKLTHRIDELDQMLKRLLGNREELGAFGDKEEEFDLTTDIEARNRTSRLHTGTPEPKSAHKNFSSFSLPARGHHSVLEHSKDDDEDEAVSLCGDGQHANIPTRPLMWQSEPPRRTKHKKTVVNQAYEAELMKLEGKKRVDLDKERHEAQEAEREYRQAILNDFPKAPTTIPWTNKSQPKIHTQSASGRLRTPKKTPPLKMKENELLPVLLEELPFLHISSQDLGRMWQQQKQQVERIRAQAVAQKQRRSRFSQEFEEAQRKHDLLAGMVRKQQEHSRRLRDFKEHSQQQKSTQSRLREQRQQIARARKYYHDYHVQHRARLMKARINEEKMFRQLFEEGLEVQKACLREQRAFATEQRLEHQKRQQDHIESMENYYKDQFSLLAEKLAQERQEIQIRKKAQEKVLLKMKRELRSKMEREIGELQKIIIQNDQDDHFQELEVQRLRNRVRMASFHCRNSCLH from the exons ATGGGCTCTCCGGAGGAAGAGAGAG ACTGGGTAGATGTGGCAAATGAGCTGCTCGTCAAGTGTCGCATTCAACAGAAGCTGACTAAACTCACAGACTGTGACGCCCATGTGTTCATTAGTCTCTATGAGAACATCCTGAGAGAGAAGGTTCCAG ATTATATTGCATCGCCACGGAGCCAGGAGGATGACGTCCATAATGTTCAGTGTGTGATTGACTCGCTGTCGCTGGATTATCTTCAGATCAGTCTCTCGCATATCACag GAGAAAATGTCATCCGGGGAGACAAAGAATCAATCAAGAATCTTTTGGATATATTTGATGGTCTCTTAGAATATCTCAGCGAGGAGATAAGTGAGGACTCGCAGAATGATG GATCATCAAATAGTGGTCTCCAAGCGGCAGGTCTTGGTAAAAGCGAGGCGCCAACAACCAGCAATGCCATCAAGCAGATGGACACAAAAATGGACGAAGGGCATTTGTCGTCTGATTGTGGAGC TGAGCAGCCTGGATCGCTCAGTGAGGTCATCGGGCTCGGGGTTTCAGCACGCACATTCACAGATCAAAAAGAAG AATCAACTGTCCAGCCGTTAACTTCGGATGCAGTTGCCACCTCTGGTCCCGCAGAGGATCTGGTTGCACGACTTTCTGTACTGCCGCACAGCGCCATTGCACTACAGCCACCCACCCAGAGCGATTCCCCCCACCACACCGACACAGACACGAACTCCATCGACCGAGACCCAAATGGCGCTTGCTGTGTCGAAGAGCAACACGACCCTGCCATCATCCAG GGAAGGACCTCCAGCACTGAAGCAGAGAGGCCCGTCTGCAACGGCCTGCACTCTCCGG CCGTGAGCGAAATGGATTCAGCCAGCCAGCAAAGGGCCGAAGTTTTGGGAGAGACACTGCAG CCCACCAAGGGAGGCCCCAGGAAGGTTTTATTCCACACGCAACCAGATGTCCTCCTCCTAACGCTCCAGGATGAGGCGTCGGCCGCCACCCCGATTCTGCCAGACACGGAAGTAGTGAAGCAAGAAGAGCAAGAGGAAGACCTGTGTCCTACGACGAGACCACAGGGGGGAAGCCTCCACGATGAGAAGGATCTCGG CAGCCGGTCGGAAGACGACGAGGAAGTGGAAGAGGTGGAGGACCCCAAGGAGACTCATTCTCACTGCAGGAAGAGAAACAGGCGAGCAGAAAAAGAACTGCATCACATTTCTGAGAAACTCACCCACCGAATTGATGAACTGGATCAG atGCTGAAACGACTTTTGGGCAACAGGGAAGAGCTTGGAGCTTTTGGAGATAAGGAAGAAGAGTTTGACCTCACTACCGACATTGAGGCGCGTAATCGGACCTCCAGACTACACACTG GAACACCCGAACCCAAATCAGCCCATAAGAACTTCTCATCTTTTTCCTTGCCCGCACGAGGTCATCACTCTGTGCTGGAGCACTCAAAGGATGACGACGAAGACGAGGCCGTGAGCCTCTGTGGCGATGGCCAACACGCAAACATCCCGACCCGTCCTCTGATGTGGCAAAGTGAGCCGCCGCGCCGTACTAAACACAAAAAG ACTGTGGTGAATCAAGCTTACGAGGCGGAATTGATGAAATTAGAAGGGAAAAAACGAGTTGATCTTGACAAGGAACGGCACGAAGCTCAGGAGGCT GAGCGAGAGTACAGACAGGCCATACTCAATGACTTTCCCAAGGCGCCCACAACGATTCCATGGACAAACAAGTCCCAGCCGAAGATCCACACACAAAGCGCCTCAGGGCGACTACGAACACCCAAGAAAACTCCACCAC TTAAAATGAAGGAGAACGAGCTCCTGCCCGTGCTACTGGAGGAGCTGCCATTCCTGCATATCTCCTCGCAAGACCTGGGCCGCATGTGgcagcagcagaagcagcaggTGGAGCGAATCCGTGCCCAAGCTGTCGCTCAGAAGCAGCGGCGCAGCCGATTCTCCCAAGAG TTTGAAGAAGCTCAGAGGAAGCACGACCTGCTGGCGGGAATGGTCCGCAAACAGCAGGAGCACAGCAGACGTCTG AGAGACTTTAAAGAGCACAGCCAGCAGCAGAAGTCCACCCAGAGCCGACTGAGAGAACAGCGGCAGCAGATTGCTCGGGCCAGGAAGTACTACCACGACTACCACGTCCAGCATCGGGCTCGCCTCATGAAGGCTCGCATCAATGAGGAAAAG ATGTTTCGGCAACTCTTTGAAGAGGGTTTGGAGGTGCAGAAAGCCTGCCTGAGGGAGCAGAGAGCCTTCGCCACGGAGCAAAGGCTTGAGCACCAGAAACGACAACAGGACCATATCGAGTCAATGGAGAACTACTACAAAGATCAA TTTTCACTGCTGGCTGAGAAACTTGCACAAGAGCGGCAGGAGATCCAGATTCGTAAAAAAGCTCAAGAGAAG GTGCTGCTCAAGATGAAGCGCGAGCTACGTTCCAAGATGGAGCGTGAGATCGGCGAGCTGCAGAAGATCATCATCCAGAATGACCAGGACGACCACTTCCAAGAACTGGAGGTCCAGAGGTTACGCAATCGAGTCCGCATGGCTTCTTTCCATTGCCGCAACAGCTGTCTGCACTGA
- the LOC127612735 gene encoding centrosomal protein of 95 kDa-like isoform X1 → MGSPEEERDWVDVANELLVKCRIQQKLTKLTDCDAHVFISLYENILREKVPDYIASPRSQEDDVHNVQCVIDSLSLDYLQISLSHITGENVIRGDKESIKNLLDIFDGLLEYLSEEISEDSQNDGSSNSGLQAAGLGKSEAPTTSNAIKQMDTKMDEGHLSSDCGASTMHSSMNSQHSINSEQPGSLSEVIGLGVSARTFTDQKEAFDSTESTVQPLTSDAVATSGPAEDLVARLSVLPHSAIALQPPTQSDSPHHTDTDTNSIDRDPNGACCVEEQHDPAIIQGRTSSTEAERPVCNGLHSPAVSEMDSASQQRAEVLGETLQPTKGGPRKVLFHTQPDVLLLTLQDEASAATPILPDTEVVKQEEQEEDLCPTTRPQGGSLHDEKDLGSRSEDDEEVEEVEDPKETHSHCRKRNRRAEKELHHISEKLTHRIDELDQMLKRLLGNREELGAFGDKEEEFDLTTDIEARNRTSRLHTGTPEPKSAHKNFSSFSLPARGHHSVLEHSKDDDEDEAVSLCGDGQHANIPTRPLMWQSEPPRRTKHKKTVVNQAYEAELMKLEGKKRVDLDKERHEAQEAEREYRQAILNDFPKAPTTIPWTNKSQPKIHTQSASGRLRTPKKTPPLKMKENELLPVLLEELPFLHISSQDLGRMWQQQKQQVERIRAQAVAQKQRRSRFSQEFEEAQRKHDLLAGMVRKQQEHSRRLRDFKEHSQQQKSTQSRLREQRQQIARARKYYHDYHVQHRARLMKARINEEKMFRQLFEEGLEVQKACLREQRAFATEQRLEHQKRQQDHIESMENYYKDQFSLLAEKLAQERQEIQIRKKAQEKVLLKMKRELRSKMEREIGELQKIIIQNDQDDHFQELEVQRLRNRVRMASFHCRNSCLH, encoded by the exons ATGGGCTCTCCGGAGGAAGAGAGAG ACTGGGTAGATGTGGCAAATGAGCTGCTCGTCAAGTGTCGCATTCAACAGAAGCTGACTAAACTCACAGACTGTGACGCCCATGTGTTCATTAGTCTCTATGAGAACATCCTGAGAGAGAAGGTTCCAG ATTATATTGCATCGCCACGGAGCCAGGAGGATGACGTCCATAATGTTCAGTGTGTGATTGACTCGCTGTCGCTGGATTATCTTCAGATCAGTCTCTCGCATATCACag GAGAAAATGTCATCCGGGGAGACAAAGAATCAATCAAGAATCTTTTGGATATATTTGATGGTCTCTTAGAATATCTCAGCGAGGAGATAAGTGAGGACTCGCAGAATGATG GATCATCAAATAGTGGTCTCCAAGCGGCAGGTCTTGGTAAAAGCGAGGCGCCAACAACCAGCAATGCCATCAAGCAGATGGACACAAAAATGGACGAAGGGCATTTGTCGTCTGATTGTGGAGC GTCCACTATGCACTCGAGTATGAATTCCCAACATTCCATCAACAGTGAGCAGCCTGGATCGCTCAGTGAGGTCATCGGGCTCGGGGTTTCAGCACGCACATTCACAGATCAAAAAGAAG CCTTTGACTCAACAGAATCAACTGTCCAGCCGTTAACTTCGGATGCAGTTGCCACCTCTGGTCCCGCAGAGGATCTGGTTGCACGACTTTCTGTACTGCCGCACAGCGCCATTGCACTACAGCCACCCACCCAGAGCGATTCCCCCCACCACACCGACACAGACACGAACTCCATCGACCGAGACCCAAATGGCGCTTGCTGTGTCGAAGAGCAACACGACCCTGCCATCATCCAG GGAAGGACCTCCAGCACTGAAGCAGAGAGGCCCGTCTGCAACGGCCTGCACTCTCCGG CCGTGAGCGAAATGGATTCAGCCAGCCAGCAAAGGGCCGAAGTTTTGGGAGAGACACTGCAG CCCACCAAGGGAGGCCCCAGGAAGGTTTTATTCCACACGCAACCAGATGTCCTCCTCCTAACGCTCCAGGATGAGGCGTCGGCCGCCACCCCGATTCTGCCAGACACGGAAGTAGTGAAGCAAGAAGAGCAAGAGGAAGACCTGTGTCCTACGACGAGACCACAGGGGGGAAGCCTCCACGATGAGAAGGATCTCGG CAGCCGGTCGGAAGACGACGAGGAAGTGGAAGAGGTGGAGGACCCCAAGGAGACTCATTCTCACTGCAGGAAGAGAAACAGGCGAGCAGAAAAAGAACTGCATCACATTTCTGAGAAACTCACCCACCGAATTGATGAACTGGATCAG atGCTGAAACGACTTTTGGGCAACAGGGAAGAGCTTGGAGCTTTTGGAGATAAGGAAGAAGAGTTTGACCTCACTACCGACATTGAGGCGCGTAATCGGACCTCCAGACTACACACTG GAACACCCGAACCCAAATCAGCCCATAAGAACTTCTCATCTTTTTCCTTGCCCGCACGAGGTCATCACTCTGTGCTGGAGCACTCAAAGGATGACGACGAAGACGAGGCCGTGAGCCTCTGTGGCGATGGCCAACACGCAAACATCCCGACCCGTCCTCTGATGTGGCAAAGTGAGCCGCCGCGCCGTACTAAACACAAAAAG ACTGTGGTGAATCAAGCTTACGAGGCGGAATTGATGAAATTAGAAGGGAAAAAACGAGTTGATCTTGACAAGGAACGGCACGAAGCTCAGGAGGCT GAGCGAGAGTACAGACAGGCCATACTCAATGACTTTCCCAAGGCGCCCACAACGATTCCATGGACAAACAAGTCCCAGCCGAAGATCCACACACAAAGCGCCTCAGGGCGACTACGAACACCCAAGAAAACTCCACCAC TTAAAATGAAGGAGAACGAGCTCCTGCCCGTGCTACTGGAGGAGCTGCCATTCCTGCATATCTCCTCGCAAGACCTGGGCCGCATGTGgcagcagcagaagcagcaggTGGAGCGAATCCGTGCCCAAGCTGTCGCTCAGAAGCAGCGGCGCAGCCGATTCTCCCAAGAG TTTGAAGAAGCTCAGAGGAAGCACGACCTGCTGGCGGGAATGGTCCGCAAACAGCAGGAGCACAGCAGACGTCTG AGAGACTTTAAAGAGCACAGCCAGCAGCAGAAGTCCACCCAGAGCCGACTGAGAGAACAGCGGCAGCAGATTGCTCGGGCCAGGAAGTACTACCACGACTACCACGTCCAGCATCGGGCTCGCCTCATGAAGGCTCGCATCAATGAGGAAAAG ATGTTTCGGCAACTCTTTGAAGAGGGTTTGGAGGTGCAGAAAGCCTGCCTGAGGGAGCAGAGAGCCTTCGCCACGGAGCAAAGGCTTGAGCACCAGAAACGACAACAGGACCATATCGAGTCAATGGAGAACTACTACAAAGATCAA TTTTCACTGCTGGCTGAGAAACTTGCACAAGAGCGGCAGGAGATCCAGATTCGTAAAAAAGCTCAAGAGAAG GTGCTGCTCAAGATGAAGCGCGAGCTACGTTCCAAGATGGAGCGTGAGATCGGCGAGCTGCAGAAGATCATCATCCAGAATGACCAGGACGACCACTTCCAAGAACTGGAGGTCCAGAGGTTACGCAATCGAGTCCGCATGGCTTCTTTCCATTGCCGCAACAGCTGTCTGCACTGA
- the LOC127612735 gene encoding centrosomal protein of 95 kDa-like isoform X3, with product MGSPEEERDWVDVANELLVKCRIQQKLTKLTDCDAHVFISLYENILREKVPDYIASPRSQEDDVHNVQCVIDSLSLDYLQISLSHITGENVIRGDKESIKNLLDIFDGLLEYLSEEISEDSQNDGSSNSGLQAAGLGKSEAPTTSNAIKQMDTKMDEGHLSSDCGASTMHSSMNSQHSINSEQPGSLSEVIGLGVSARTFTDQKEESTVQPLTSDAVATSGPAEDLVARLSVLPHSAIALQPPTQSDSPHHTDTDTNSIDRDPNGACCVEEQHDPAIIQGRTSSTEAERPVCNGLHSPAVSEMDSASQQRAEVLGETLQPTKGGPRKVLFHTQPDVLLLTLQDEASAATPILPDTEVVKQEEQEEDLCPTTRPQGGSLHDEKDLGSRSEDDEEVEEVEDPKETHSHCRKRNRRAEKELHHISEKLTHRIDELDQMLKRLLGNREELGAFGDKEEEFDLTTDIEARNRTSRLHTGTPEPKSAHKNFSSFSLPARGHHSVLEHSKDDDEDEAVSLCGDGQHANIPTRPLMWQSEPPRRTKHKKTVVNQAYEAELMKLEGKKRVDLDKERHEAQEAEREYRQAILNDFPKAPTTIPWTNKSQPKIHTQSASGRLRTPKKTPPLKMKENELLPVLLEELPFLHISSQDLGRMWQQQKQQVERIRAQAVAQKQRRSRFSQEFEEAQRKHDLLAGMVRKQQEHSRRLRDFKEHSQQQKSTQSRLREQRQQIARARKYYHDYHVQHRARLMKARINEEKMFRQLFEEGLEVQKACLREQRAFATEQRLEHQKRQQDHIESMENYYKDQFSLLAEKLAQERQEIQIRKKAQEKVLLKMKRELRSKMEREIGELQKIIIQNDQDDHFQELEVQRLRNRVRMASFHCRNSCLH from the exons ATGGGCTCTCCGGAGGAAGAGAGAG ACTGGGTAGATGTGGCAAATGAGCTGCTCGTCAAGTGTCGCATTCAACAGAAGCTGACTAAACTCACAGACTGTGACGCCCATGTGTTCATTAGTCTCTATGAGAACATCCTGAGAGAGAAGGTTCCAG ATTATATTGCATCGCCACGGAGCCAGGAGGATGACGTCCATAATGTTCAGTGTGTGATTGACTCGCTGTCGCTGGATTATCTTCAGATCAGTCTCTCGCATATCACag GAGAAAATGTCATCCGGGGAGACAAAGAATCAATCAAGAATCTTTTGGATATATTTGATGGTCTCTTAGAATATCTCAGCGAGGAGATAAGTGAGGACTCGCAGAATGATG GATCATCAAATAGTGGTCTCCAAGCGGCAGGTCTTGGTAAAAGCGAGGCGCCAACAACCAGCAATGCCATCAAGCAGATGGACACAAAAATGGACGAAGGGCATTTGTCGTCTGATTGTGGAGC GTCCACTATGCACTCGAGTATGAATTCCCAACATTCCATCAACAGTGAGCAGCCTGGATCGCTCAGTGAGGTCATCGGGCTCGGGGTTTCAGCACGCACATTCACAGATCAAAAAGAAG AATCAACTGTCCAGCCGTTAACTTCGGATGCAGTTGCCACCTCTGGTCCCGCAGAGGATCTGGTTGCACGACTTTCTGTACTGCCGCACAGCGCCATTGCACTACAGCCACCCACCCAGAGCGATTCCCCCCACCACACCGACACAGACACGAACTCCATCGACCGAGACCCAAATGGCGCTTGCTGTGTCGAAGAGCAACACGACCCTGCCATCATCCAG GGAAGGACCTCCAGCACTGAAGCAGAGAGGCCCGTCTGCAACGGCCTGCACTCTCCGG CCGTGAGCGAAATGGATTCAGCCAGCCAGCAAAGGGCCGAAGTTTTGGGAGAGACACTGCAG CCCACCAAGGGAGGCCCCAGGAAGGTTTTATTCCACACGCAACCAGATGTCCTCCTCCTAACGCTCCAGGATGAGGCGTCGGCCGCCACCCCGATTCTGCCAGACACGGAAGTAGTGAAGCAAGAAGAGCAAGAGGAAGACCTGTGTCCTACGACGAGACCACAGGGGGGAAGCCTCCACGATGAGAAGGATCTCGG CAGCCGGTCGGAAGACGACGAGGAAGTGGAAGAGGTGGAGGACCCCAAGGAGACTCATTCTCACTGCAGGAAGAGAAACAGGCGAGCAGAAAAAGAACTGCATCACATTTCTGAGAAACTCACCCACCGAATTGATGAACTGGATCAG atGCTGAAACGACTTTTGGGCAACAGGGAAGAGCTTGGAGCTTTTGGAGATAAGGAAGAAGAGTTTGACCTCACTACCGACATTGAGGCGCGTAATCGGACCTCCAGACTACACACTG GAACACCCGAACCCAAATCAGCCCATAAGAACTTCTCATCTTTTTCCTTGCCCGCACGAGGTCATCACTCTGTGCTGGAGCACTCAAAGGATGACGACGAAGACGAGGCCGTGAGCCTCTGTGGCGATGGCCAACACGCAAACATCCCGACCCGTCCTCTGATGTGGCAAAGTGAGCCGCCGCGCCGTACTAAACACAAAAAG ACTGTGGTGAATCAAGCTTACGAGGCGGAATTGATGAAATTAGAAGGGAAAAAACGAGTTGATCTTGACAAGGAACGGCACGAAGCTCAGGAGGCT GAGCGAGAGTACAGACAGGCCATACTCAATGACTTTCCCAAGGCGCCCACAACGATTCCATGGACAAACAAGTCCCAGCCGAAGATCCACACACAAAGCGCCTCAGGGCGACTACGAACACCCAAGAAAACTCCACCAC TTAAAATGAAGGAGAACGAGCTCCTGCCCGTGCTACTGGAGGAGCTGCCATTCCTGCATATCTCCTCGCAAGACCTGGGCCGCATGTGgcagcagcagaagcagcaggTGGAGCGAATCCGTGCCCAAGCTGTCGCTCAGAAGCAGCGGCGCAGCCGATTCTCCCAAGAG TTTGAAGAAGCTCAGAGGAAGCACGACCTGCTGGCGGGAATGGTCCGCAAACAGCAGGAGCACAGCAGACGTCTG AGAGACTTTAAAGAGCACAGCCAGCAGCAGAAGTCCACCCAGAGCCGACTGAGAGAACAGCGGCAGCAGATTGCTCGGGCCAGGAAGTACTACCACGACTACCACGTCCAGCATCGGGCTCGCCTCATGAAGGCTCGCATCAATGAGGAAAAG ATGTTTCGGCAACTCTTTGAAGAGGGTTTGGAGGTGCAGAAAGCCTGCCTGAGGGAGCAGAGAGCCTTCGCCACGGAGCAAAGGCTTGAGCACCAGAAACGACAACAGGACCATATCGAGTCAATGGAGAACTACTACAAAGATCAA TTTTCACTGCTGGCTGAGAAACTTGCACAAGAGCGGCAGGAGATCCAGATTCGTAAAAAAGCTCAAGAGAAG GTGCTGCTCAAGATGAAGCGCGAGCTACGTTCCAAGATGGAGCGTGAGATCGGCGAGCTGCAGAAGATCATCATCCAGAATGACCAGGACGACCACTTCCAAGAACTGGAGGTCCAGAGGTTACGCAATCGAGTCCGCATGGCTTCTTTCCATTGCCGCAACAGCTGTCTGCACTGA